CTTGATGGTGTCGGCCAGGTGGAAGTCCAGCTGCATGGTGATGCAGCAACAAGCGGGGctgagaaagggagaggtcGCAGGAGCCGGCGTGTAGACTTTGCAGCGTAGCGCCAGATGagggaagcggcagcacaatGCCACGTGTCACAGCTGAGCCCCAGCGCGCTTCGTGCACAAGTGCAACCCGCATaggcgaaaaggggaaaTAAAAGCAGGAAAGATGCGGAGGGAATAGCGGGCAAACCGgacaccaccgctggtgaATTGCGGGAAGCACAGTGCAGTCCGCCACTCTGCAGAGTCATCCTCCGTGGAGTTAGCCGTCGATAGTAAGCCTACTCTGCGCTATGCCAAGTACAAGGGAAGCCCGGGGTTCTGCTCTCCATGACGATGAGCATTGACGATGGTTGGCCTTTTCATTCTCCAGCACCAGATGGATACGGCggaagagtgagagaagaggcatGCGCACATACCACCCTCTGACATGTTGGAGTAGCTGCCACAATACACATCCGCCCTCACAGAGAGCCACGTGCACACGACACAACACACAGCTCTGGTCTCCGCCACAGTCCCTCTTCAGACCGTGATGGGTGCCTCACCCGCGGCGTTCTTGAGCGTTTCGGCGTTGCGGCGGTTTCGGGAGGACACCTCTTTCAGGCGACGCTCGCGCACCAGCCACTCCAACCCAGCCCCCACCATCCCCGCTACAGTGTAGACACCGCCCACTACAGCGCATAAGTTCACCAGAAAGTGGCTGATGGTGTCGTACTGCACGATGCAATCCATCGAAAAGGGCGACAGCCTGTAGGAGAAGTATAGCCCAGGTGCCCTGCCCCGGCCATTGTACCGCACCAACGAATAGAAGGCGGTGTACTGGTAGCCAAAGCGGTCGTCCTTGCCGGGGAGGTCCACCGTGGTTGGGATGAGTTGCAGGAAGAACTGGTGAAACTGTCGGTGCAGCGGATCTGTGGCGCTCTTGAAGTTGGACATCGGCTCGAGCGTTTGACGGCGGATCTGCGAAACGCCCCAGTCCTTGTACGCGTTGCCGGCCGAGAAATAGTGGATCTGAAAATCAGGTCGGTGTTTTCTGAAGTCCGCCATCGTGTTGTCCTTCAGGATGATGTTGAAGGAGGCAGGCCTGGCAGCGATGGGGGCGGTGCCGGTGACGAGGCAGCCGCGCTCCACCTCTGACAGCGCTTCACCAGAAATGTAGGCAGCGGACGAATTCGAGGCAAAGGAGCCGTAGGGAATGTGGTAGAGCCACACGTCCGTGTCCCGCTCTGTCTCCTCGTTGTGCTCGAGCCCAGAAACCGTCTCCGTGGCGATGCGATGGCAGGGCATGTAGGGcaaggcgatggagaagtGTAGCCTGTCCAGCCTTCGTTGCATGTCAGCATCGAGAGTATTCTTGAAGGCGGACGGTGTGATGTGGCAGTTCTTATGCCCACTGAAGTAGCCATAGGCCTCGCTAATGAGGAGAACCATCAGGACGACTGTCGTGGCGATGCTGATGGCGGCCCCGTACGGTGTGGCGGGTGTCAGATGATTCTCACTGTCCTGGACCACACGAAAGAGGTCGCACTTGAGAAGCAGACGCATCTTTGATGTATGGAGGTGGGGATGTAGAAGGGCTGGCTTGCGAGAACGGAGAAGTGGGGTGCTGAGAGAGACCGTGAGGTAAAGGCACTGAGAGCGGCTGCCATACAAACCCAACGGTGCCAGCCGGCGTTCAtgtctgcggcagcagctgaggggggtggagggcgGAGAGATGTGCGTGAGATTATGGAATacacgagagaggagatgaTGGAAACCGCATATCGTAAGGCTATACGGATAGTAAAGAATGCAAACTGAAAGACAAAAAAGAGGCGAAACGAATGAGTGACTGGGGGTGGGAGTGGGGGATTACTGCGAGAAGCATATGcagccttctccctcctgcaTCAGGGAGACACAACTCGGACTCCTTCGCCGAGATACCTTGTCTGCCCATCCACTGTGACCGTTGCGCAGCTCGATCCACACGATT
The DNA window shown above is from Leishmania panamensis strain MHOM/PA/94/PSC-1 chromosome 31 sequence and carries:
- a CDS encoding endoplasmic reticulum vesicle transporter, putative (TriTrypDB/GeneDB-style sysID: LpmP.31.0280), which encodes MRLLLKCDLFRVVQDSENHLTPATPYGAAISIATTVVLMVLLISEAYGYFSGHKNCHITPSAFKNTLDADMQRRLDRLHFSIALPYMPCHRIATETVSGLEHNEETERDTDVWLYHIPYGSFASNSSAAYISGEALSEVERGCLVTGTAPIAARPASFNIILKDNTMADFRKHRPDFQIHYFSAGNAYKDWGVSQIRRQTLEPMSNFKSATDPLHRQFHQFFLQLIPTTVDLPGKDDRFGYQYTAFYSLVRYNGRGRAPGLYFSYRLSPFSMDCIVQYDTISHFLVNLCAVVGGVYTVAGMVGAGLEWLVRERRLKEVSSRNRRNAETLKNAAGEAPITV